DNA from Tripterygium wilfordii isolate XIE 37 chromosome 4, ASM1340144v1, whole genome shotgun sequence:
AAAAGTCAACATCGGATGCAGAAATTAATACAAGTCTTCCTTCTTTGAGAAATTAATTCAAATTTAGAAAACACAGAAAAAATACAACTGACTGTAATAAGATTGATCAGAATTAGTATTACTTACTTCAAAAAGATAACTGGTACTTACTTCACATTTAAATTGAACCAGTGCATCACCAGAGAAATCTTGATCTAAAAATTTCTTCACAGCAACTTCCTACAAGGCAAAACCAGTAATATGAAACTGACAAAAATCgtatcaatatatatacacatgtcaTCATCGAATCCTTTGTCTCAAACAGTgtggggttggctacatgaatTCATAAGAGAAATAAATCTAAATCATTACTTCACAGTCCTATTTAGAGCTGCACTGTCCAATAATTCTATGAAGcccatatcatttcttattagCTTCCATCCACGTCTTTTTTGGTATATTCCAATTCCAAATCCAAATGCCATCACCAAATTAGATTAGTAATTATTCCATTGACATTTTAACCAAGAACCACGTTCACAATGCTATCCTTAGGCTGCTTACAGCAGTACAGCACTAATACATAAGTACCAAATAACCAAAGGCAGCATATCTAATATAGTAAACCTACCAACGTTACCATAGGTCCATAACAAGTATCACTAAATTCTAGAATTGAGGCACCAATAAACGTCATCACAGGCAACTTATTATAGGGTGCAGACAAAGGCTTCCAAcacatgaaaaaagaagaagatgaagaaattaTTTATCGAATATGTTAAAACAGCAGCTTACAGTGCCATTCCAATCTGCACGGTAAACCTCGCCATATGAACCTGCATGATAGGAAGTCCAGAAAAATCTTCAGCACGCCATACTTAAGTAAGCATCACATTCTACAACTACATAGATCTAATTTTGTCAAATTAAATAATGCTAATATTTAAGTCTAAAATTTAACTAAAGAAAAAGCCTTTAAATGAGATAGACAATTTTCACATCTTTTTAACCAAAGAGAGAGGCCATCTGATAAGTATATCGAGGTTTGTCATCATGTTCAATAGAAAGTCCTGGCAACTACAACTGTAATAGGTTTTTCCTACATGATTGTACAGACTACAGACGACCAGGTTTGTCTGGGTGGACTATCATTGAACATGAAGATACTCAAAAGCAAAGAAGTTCTAGCAGCACGACCACCCCTCCAAGGGGTCAAACGTGAGCGTAGATTAAAACTTCACTAATATTACAGAGCAGTGACCATCAATTTCCTTTAGAGAACAAAAACCTCGGAAAACTTCTTGCAATATCTCATGACGAAGAGTAAATAGAAATGTCTGATAAGCCATTATTGGAATAACTAAATTGAGCAAATGATACTACTAAATAAATCACCCAGAAATCTTGACCCACATaacatcttttctttttcatataagCCACTCGAAAGCCTGGCAATGTCATATGACCTATTGCCACCAAATAAGATGCTCAAGCAGGAGGAGAAATTATAATATGTAGTCTTCAATCATGTGCACCTAAATGAATTTTACCATACCTTTTTAAAGTCTGTACTAACTCTCATAAACTAGTACTGTTTGAATCAGAACGCTGAGGAGTAATTCATCGCAACTATGTGCCAAAGAACCATGAGATTGCTCGCATCAAGGCATACACCAATATGCACAGTTGCACACCACCAGTCCTTTTATGAAAATCGCTTCTTCTAACTTAAAAATTACATATGTATTACCAGTTTCATCCTAATTCAACCCTGCTATAGTACAAGTTCTATGAGTCAAAATCTAAAACCAAGCCACAGCCATACAAAAAGACTGCTACCAGTTCATATTCATGACCTAAATGGTTAAATATTTACAAATTCAGCTATATTGTGAAAGGGAATCCTATCACAAATGTTAACGGTATCATCAAACGGCACAGCCTATGTATAAGCAGAATCAGAGCAAGATAACAAGTTTGTGAAAGTGTGTCATATTTTTGCAACTAGTGGCTCCTTAAATACCAAGAACAAGAACCAGGAGTAAGTCCAGTAGCTACAGcagggaaaacaaaaaaaatgaaattttcgCCGAATCTAACATTCATAGTGTTCGTGGAAGTTCAACGTAAAGTCATGACTCATGAACTTGTCAGTCCTGGTATACTTATTTtaccgagaaaaaaaaaattgtttcaagaTGCTATTCCTTGTATCATACAGATTAGTAATAAGCAGATGCACAATATGGAAATACACGCAGCATTCATTGTTCAAAAATGTTTAAGAACATAACACAGGAAGTGAGAAAATTCAAATACCCAGATCTTAGTGCTAGAATTTTTAATATAAAGCATATTACCAAAGGTACATTCAATTCAACAAATCTGAATACAGTCAGAAGGAAGAAACCATACCAATGCCAATTCGTTCACCAATCTGAAGATCCTCCCATGGAATTTCCCATTCTGAAACCTGCCCCAGCATTGGGTTAATCCCCTCACAGTAGCCATCGCGAGCAATATTCATACCATTGTTGGATGTTCCTGTCAATTTTGCAGCAGATTCCTCACCCAATTCCATATCATTTAAAGTCTCTCCCATCTTCTCTTGACACTGCTGTTTATCTTCAATAACGAAAACATTTTCAAATTGTCTTTGGCAAGGGTCAATTGCAGAGGAGAACAGAGATTCAAAAATTTGTTTCTCAGATAAATCCCTAGAAATCACTCCATGTGGATTAACAGGACCCACATTTACGCACGTAGCATCAATCTGCCTTGGTTCACTAGTTCCTTTTGTAACGAGAACAAATCCTTCGCTTGTACTATCGCAAGGAAAAGACCTATTAGACCCAATTGCATTTGTTTCCAACTGGCTCTGTACTTCATCAAAACGATCAGATGACTGCTGCTTATAATCTAACCCACCATCATTCAAATGTGTCACTTGAGTTGAGGATGCAAGAAACTGATCATTGGTCATTAATAGATTGGCAGGATTATATTGAACCCCATCATCTACATGGCCAGGAAATCTCTGTTCACCAAAATCCAAAGGACTGATACCCGAGAATAGATCTGGAGGAGGTGATGCACCACTTTCTAACAAGACAGCATGCAACTTCTGTGCAAATTCAGGGTTCTTTGCAGCACTGATGACATATTTGGAAACATTCTTTACCTTCATCTTTTGAGCAGATGATGGTTTCCTAGAGATGCTTGATGGGCTTTCAAATGGTTTAGTGATTGATAAAGGAGGCTTCCTCGAGTCATGCGCAAATCTCTTAAGTGTGCCTTTTTCAATCTTCCTGTCATCCACATTTGTCCCATCGCCAACCAATAAAGCATCCTCCGGGCTCGAGCTGCTAACACCAGAGAATCTACCTGGAGTAGGTAAAACTCCAATTCCTTCTTCATGCAACAAACAAGAAACTCCTGAGCTGTCTGTAGGACTCATAAAGCCTCTTGCGTCCAAGCCATAATTTGTGAGAATACTGCTGGGTAATTCAGCCGGAATTAGAGTACCGGGAGCACCCATTAGATCAATAATGTACTCACTGCCCCAATTAACAAAAAATTAGATTACATCAGATAATTCCAGAGCCTTAAGACCATAATGCATACAAAAACATTAACCAATAATAATTGTAGAAGTGAGAACAGTTGTCCTCGTATAAAACTAAAGGGAGACAAAAATAGTTACATCTAAAAGTAAATGTATGCATAAAACTGGGCAAGAGGTACATAATCAGTAACATCGATATCTCGCTCCTTCTTTTTGTTTGGAATAGCATTTTTATTAGAAATACAAAAAATCGGAgaaatatcaatcaaacaatattaattttgaaGGCTCTTCATAATGATGCAACCTATAAAGTCTGGATTCTGGAATAAGGCTCATCTTAATAGTCACGTGGGAACTCAAATACCAGCACTATAAATTTGCAAGTTATTTGCAGTTTTGAATGGTCTGGAATGAGCCATATTATGTAAGATGAAAATGCAACCTAGATGgctaggaaaaaaaatttagagcTGATATCATTAATCAACCAGAGCTAAAGATCATCACCTTCCATTACCAATTCTAATAAAATTGACAGCTCCATCATCAGTGCCAGTGTAGTAGCTGCCCTTGACCAGCATACATGGCAGATTAATTTTATCAGCTAGCACCTAGCACCAGAAGCAGGCATAAATTATTGTCAGCCATTACTGCTCATCCCTAGAGGTAAGAAACAGCCAAACATaatgtgaagaaaaaaaaggttcatGGAACATATTCAACAATTTAAACAACCTGAACAGTCGAGACATCGAACATAAGTCGAGAATACTGTCTATACATTCTAATTGAACACTTGACTTCTGAAAGCAAGGAAAAAGAGTGACAACCTTAAAAAGCAAGGCCCTGTGCCGTGAAAGTCCGATATCAAGACATCCAATGGGAAGAATAATTGTGTTTAGTGCATTACGCAACTCATAACTTCTAACAGTCCACCTTCGCAACATTTCATCGGCGTCACCAACTGGACCACCCATTCTGTCAACAACAATATTGGCAATTTTCCGAATCAAGTCACTTAAAGCTTGCCCTTGATCAGAAACTCTGCTGTTCATGTACATGATTTGCACTTTTCTCTCAAGTTCTCGTAGTTCTG
Protein-coding regions in this window:
- the LOC119996696 gene encoding serine/threonine-protein kinase EDR1 isoform X1; the encoded protein is MSKMKHLFKKLHIGGGLNEHQRLGEPRPSTNPVNPPVSSSTSVTPTTSYSPTSVGTIDAVESGSGDRTTGRDGGLDFNLLEEEFQMQLAMAMSASDPDAGKDPDSVQIDAAKRISLGCSALVAGNDALVEFMSLRYWSYNVVNYDEKVMDGFYDVYGIASKPVMQGKMPMLVDLQTISVRDNVDYEVVLVNRSLDPELRELERKVQIMYMNSRVSDQGQALSDLIRKIANIVVDRMGGPVGDADEMLRRWTVRSYELRNALNTIILPIGCLDIGLSRHRALLFKVLADKINLPCMLVKGSYYTGTDDGAVNFIRIGNGSEYIIDLMGAPGTLIPAELPSSILTNYGLDARGFMSPTDSSGVSCLLHEEGIGVLPTPGRFSGVSSSSPEDALLVGDGTNVDDRKIEKGTLKRFAHDSRKPPLSITKPFESPSSISRKPSSAQKMKVKNVSKYVISAAKNPEFAQKLHAVLLESGASPPPDLFSGISPLDFGEQRFPGHVDDGVQYNPANLLMTNDQFLASSTQVTHLNDGGLDYKQQSSDRFDEVQSQLETNAIGSNRSFPCDSTSEGFVLVTKGTSEPRQIDATCVNVGPVNPHGVISRDLSEKQIFESLFSSAIDPCQRQFENVFVIEDKQQCQEKMGETLNDMELGEESAAKLTGTSNNGMNIARDGYCEGINPMLGQVSEWEIPWEDLQIGERIGIGSYGEVYRADWNGTEVAVKKFLDQDFSGDALVQFKCEVSTSYLFEVEIMLRLRHPNVVLFMGAVTRPPHFSILTEFLPRGSLYRLLHRPNFQLDERRRLRMAVDVAKGMNYLHTSHPTIVHRDLKSPNLLVDKNWVVKVCDFGLSRMKHHTFLSSKSTAGTPEWMAPEVLRNEPANEKCDVYSFGVILWELVTCCIPWKGLNPMQVVGAVGFQHRRLEIPEDVDPAIGQIIRECWQTEPHLRPSFTQLMSRLRRLQHLLVDRTNSTDQVEHPCLQ
- the LOC119996696 gene encoding probable serine/threonine-protein kinase SIS8 isoform X3 encodes the protein MSKMKHLFKKLHIGGGLNEHQRLGEPRPSTNPVNPPVSSSTSVTPTTSYSPTSVGTIDAVESGSGDRTTGRDGGLDFNLLEEEFQMQLAMAMSASDPDAGKDPDSVQIDAAKRISLGCSALVAGNDALVEFMSLRYWSYNVVNYDEKVMDGFYDVYGIASKPVMQGKMPMLVDLQTISVRDNVDYEVVLVNRSLDPELRELERKVQIMYMNSRVSDQGQALSDLIRKIANIVVDRMGGPVGDADEMLRRWTVRSYELRNALNTIILPIGCLDIGLSRHRALLFKVLADKINLPCMLVKGSYYTGTDDGAVNFIRIGNGSEYIIDLMGAPGTLIPAELPSSILTNYGLDARGFMSPTDSSGVSCLLHEEGIGVLPTPGRFSGVSSSSPEDALLVGDGTNVDDRKIEKGTLKRFAHDSRKPPLSITKPFESPSSISRKPSSAQKMKVKNVSKYVISAAKNPEFAQKLHAVLLESGASPPPDLFSGISPLDFGEQRFPGHVDDGVQYNPANLLMTNDQFLASSTQVTHLNDGGLDYKQQSSDRFDEVQSQLETNAIGSNRSFPCDSTSEGFVLVTKGTSEPRQIDATCVNVGPVNPHGVISRDLSEKQIFESLFSSAIDPCQRQFENVFVIEDKQQCQEKMGETLNDMELGEESAAKLTGTSNNGMNIARDGYCEGINPMLGQVSEWEIPWEDLQIGERIGIGSYGEVYRADWNGTEVAVKKFLDQDFSGDALVQFKCEVSTSYLFEVEIMLRLRHPNVVLFMGAVTRPPHFSILTEFLPRGSLYRLLHRPNFQLDERRRLR
- the LOC119996696 gene encoding serine/threonine-protein kinase EDR1 isoform X2 produces the protein MSKMKHLFKKLHIGGGLNEHQRLGEPRPSTNPVNPPVSSSTSVTPTTSYSPTSVGTIDAVESGSGDRTTGRDGGLDFNLLEEEFQMQLAMAMSASDPDAGKDPDSVQIDAAKRISLGCSALVAGNDALVEFMSLRYWSYNVVNYDEKVMDGFYDVYGIASKPVMQGKMPMLVDLQTISVRDNVDYEVVLVNRSLDPELRELERKVQIMYMNSRVSDQGQALSDLIRKIANIVVDRMGGPVGDADEMLRRWTVRSYELRNALNTIILPIGCLDIGLSRHRALLFKVLADKINLPCMLVKGSYYTGTDDGAVNFIRIGNGSEYIIDLMGAPGTLIPAELPSSILTNYGLDARGFMSPTDSSGVSCLLHEEGIGVLPTPGRFSGVSSSSPEDALLVGDGTNVDDRKIEKGTLKRFAHDSRKPPLSITKPFESPSSISRKPSSAQKMKVKNVSKYVISAAKNPEFAQKLHAVLLESGASPPPDLFSGISPLDFGEQRFPGHVDDGVQYNPANLLMTNDQFLASSTQVTHLNDGGLDYKQQSSDRFDEVQSQLETNAIGSNRSFPCDSTSEGFVLVTKGTSEPRQIDATCVNVGPVNPHGVISRDLSEKQIFESLFSSAIDPCQRQFENVFVIEDKQQCQEKMGETLNDMELGEESAAKLTGTSNNGMNIARDGYCEGINPMLGQVSEWEIPWEDLQIGERIGIGSYGEVYRADWNGTEVAVKKFLDQDFSGDALVQFKCEVEIMLRLRHPNVVLFMGAVTRPPHFSILTEFLPRGSLYRLLHRPNFQLDERRRLRMAVDVAKGMNYLHTSHPTIVHRDLKSPNLLVDKNWVVKVCDFGLSRMKHHTFLSSKSTAGTPEWMAPEVLRNEPANEKCDVYSFGVILWELVTCCIPWKGLNPMQVVGAVGFQHRRLEIPEDVDPAIGQIIRECWQTEPHLRPSFTQLMSRLRRLQHLLVDRTNSTDQVEHPCLQ